A stretch of DNA from Sphingomonas ginkgonis:
ATATCGTCGCGCAGCCGCAGCTTCTGGTCGATCACCGCGGTCAGCGGCTCGACCCCGCTGGTGTCGACCTCGCCAAGCTGCTCGACCCAGCCGAGAATGGCGTTCAATTCGGGCACCATCGCCTCCACCTCGGCATCGCTCATGGCGAGCCGGGCGAGCTTGGCGATGTGCCGCACCTGTTCGGAACCGACGGACATGGCCGGGCCGATAGCCGTGCCACCCCTCGCTCGCAAGCGCCCGAACCTGTTCCGCCCGCGTTGGGCCGCCATGGCCACCGCCGCCGCCGCCCTCCCCGCCCGAGCCGCCCGCCTGTGGCGCCCCGCGCGCGTGCTGGTCACCCGCTCCTTGCTCGAGTGGGAGCATGGCCGGGCGATCGCGGAGCGCTGCGCGGCGCTCGGGATCCCGGTCGAGCGGCTTCCTGCCGACCGCCTCAGCCTCGGCCTCCCCGACGACCCCCGCCGCGCTTATGCGATCGCCAAGCAGACCCTGGCCGTCACCGTCGCCCCGCCCTCCAAGCGCCGGCTCCAGCCGATCGCCCCCTCGGCCGACTGGCGGGTCGACCTGGCCGAGGGCTGCCCGGCGCATTGCAGCTACTGCTACCTCGCCGGCTCGCTCGGCGGGCCGCCGATCACCCGCGCCTACGCCAACCTGCCCGAGATCCTCGCCGAGCTCCCGCCCCGGCTCGGCCAGGGCACGATCACCTCCCGCTCGCGAGACCGAGCACACGAGGGGACGACCTTCGAGGCGAGCTGCTACACCGACCCGCTCGCGCTCGAGCACCTGACCGGTTCGCTGTCCGCACTCATTCGCTGGTTCGGCGCGTGGGACGCCCCGGTCCAGCTCCGCTTCACCAGCAAATTCGCCGCGGTCGAACCGCTGCTCGGCCTGCCCCACCGCGGCCGCACCCGGATGCGCGCGTCGGTCAATCCGCCCGCCTACGCCCGCTTCGAAGGCGGCACCGACCCCGTCGCCGCCCGCCTCGCCGCGCTCGCCCGGATGGCGCGCGCCGGCTATCCCGTCGGCCTCACCATCGCCCCGATCATCGCCGCCGAGGGCTGGCGCGGAGCCTATGCCGCGCTGATCGCGGACACGGCGTCGGCCCTCTCCGCGATCGACCCGCTCGACCTCACCGTCGAGCTCATCACTCACCGCTACACGCCGGGCAGCAAGGCCGTGCTCGAAAGCTGGTATCCCGGCTCCCAGCTCGACATGAGCGCCGCTGGCCGGACCGAGAAGCGGACCAAGTTCGGCTCGGTCAAGATGGTCTACGACAAGCCGACCATGGCCGCGCTCCGCAGCTTCTTCGAGACGGAGATCGCGCGGGCGCTGCCGACGGCCCGCATCCTCTACTGGACCTGACCGCGCCTCTTCCCTAACCGCCGCCCGGCATGTGCGCGCGCCGCTTCCTCCTCGTCATCTTCGTGCTGACCCTGATCGTGGTCGCGGCCGCCTTCGCCATCTTCCAGTTCGGCGGGAGCGTGCTGCGCTCGCAGATGACCCCGCAGGGTCATTTTCAGGCCCCCGCCCGGCAGAGCGGCCCGGACTATTCGCTCGCCGACAACTGGCTTGCGCGCCCGGGTAGCGAGGGCGACAGCGAATGGCTTCCGCCCGGGGTCGAGCCCGCCGCCACGCGCCCGGCCGCGGTCTTCTACATCCACCCGACCACCTATCTCGACCGCGACCGCTGGAACGCCGGGGAGCATCCCGGCGGCGACGCCGAGTACCGTATCCAGCTCTTCCTGCGCAGCCAGGCGAGCGTCTTCACCAGCGTCGGCGAGGTGTGGGCGCCGCGCTATCGCCAGGCCGCGTTCGGCGCCTTCCTGCTCAAGAGCGAGGATGCGCAGAAGGCGCTCGACCTCGCCTATTCCGATGTCGCGCGCGCCTTCGACCGCTTCGTCGCAGAGGTGCCCG
This window harbors:
- the gatC gene encoding Asp-tRNA(Asn)/Glu-tRNA(Gln) amidotransferase subunit GatC, producing MSVGSEQVRHIAKLARLAMSDAEVEAMVPELNAILGWVEQLGEVDTSGVEPLTAVIDQKLRLRDDIVNDGDCRDAVLRNAPDAQHGFFAVPKVIE
- a CDS encoding SPL family radical SAM protein, with translation MAGPIAVPPLARKRPNLFRPRWAAMATAAAALPARAARLWRPARVLVTRSLLEWEHGRAIAERCAALGIPVERLPADRLSLGLPDDPRRAYAIAKQTLAVTVAPPSKRRLQPIAPSADWRVDLAEGCPAHCSYCYLAGSLGGPPITRAYANLPEILAELPPRLGQGTITSRSRDRAHEGTTFEASCYTDPLALEHLTGSLSALIRWFGAWDAPVQLRFTSKFAAVEPLLGLPHRGRTRMRASVNPPAYARFEGGTDPVAARLAALARMARAGYPVGLTIAPIIAAEGWRGAYAALIADTASALSAIDPLDLTVELITHRYTPGSKAVLESWYPGSQLDMSAAGRTEKRTKFGSVKMVYDKPTMAALRSFFETEIARALPTARILYWT